From Helicoverpa armigera isolate CAAS_96S chromosome 19, ASM3070526v1, whole genome shotgun sequence, one genomic window encodes:
- the LOC135118255 gene encoding uncharacterized protein LOC135118255 — protein sequence MRRAREKLKKDPVALEEKWKKDREYYHRKKSQEEMKTINDLSERQQRQLRNKWRKDAKLRKDRLKLLRETARFIDENPSNKFSQFIIIKIYFPGCSRPGLYSYSTNFFFFLEFIPSCDGVRFPYLLLPLLTVKTAKAKWKKLRDNHRDAIKRQSSTRSGQAAKQTCQWKYQKVMEFLLPHMQNRKRYSFRNDSESIRSPNQDTDTQMSASSVTTHDQLRVKQILTASDNLDDLGHFFLSMSKTLKKNPNYLQLKAYGYK from the exons ATGAGGAGAGCAAGAGAAAAATTGAAGAAAGACCCAGTAGCGTTAGAAGAAAAGTGGAAGAAAGATAGAGAGTACTACCATAGGAAAAAATCGCAAGAGGAAATGAAGACAATAAATGATTTATCAGAGAGACAGCAGAGACAACTAAGAAACAAATGGAGAAAGGATGCAAAATTACGTAAAGACAGACTGAAGTTACTAAGAGAAACTGCACGATTCATAGATGAAAACCCCTCCAACAAGTTCAGCCAATTCATTATCATCAAAATTTACTTCCCGGGCTGCAGCAGGCCGGGCT TGTATTCTTACAGTAcaaacttcttcttcttcttagagtttatcccgtcttgtgacggggtccgctttccgtatcttcttcttccacttcttACAGTAAAAACTGCTAAAGCGAAGTGGAAAAAATTGCGTGACAATCATCGTGACGCAATTAAAAGACAAAGTTCTACCAGAAGTGGTCAGGCGGCAAAACAAACCTGCCAATGGAAGTATCAAAAAGTAATGGAGTTTTTGCTACCACATATGCAAAATAGAAAACGATACTCTTTCAGGAATGATTCAGAATCGATAAGAAGCCCTAATCAAGACACTGATACACAAATGTCAGCCTCGTCAGTTACTACACACGATCAACT CCGAGTTAAACAAATTCTTACAGCATCCGATAATTTAGATGACTTGGGTCATTTTTTTCTCTCCATGTCGAagacattgaaaaaaaatcctaattaTTTACAGCTTAAAGCTTATGGCTATAAATAA